ACCGGCTCAAGGACATGATCGTGTCCGGCGGCGAGAACATCGCCGGGTCCGAGATCGAGCGGGTCCTGTACGAGCACGACGCGGTCCGTGAGGCAGCAGCGGTCGGTCGACCCGACGACAAGTGGGGTGAGGTGCCGGTGGCGTTCGTCGTGCTCCGAGACGGCGCTTTGGCGTCGGCCGACGATCTGCTGGCCCACTGCGGCGAGCGCCTGGCCCGGTTCAAGACCCCGAAGGCCATCACGTTCCTCGACGAACTGCCGCGCAACCCCTCGGGCAAGGTCCTCAAGCGCGAGCTGCGGGCCGGGCGCGGGACGGGCGGATCAGGATGATCCTTCGCTCACCCCGGTCCAGCCGTCGCCCGGCGCCTCGACGTGGATGATCTCGGGCGCAGCCGCGAGCCAGCGCGGCATCTGCTCCGACGCCGTGCGGAAGTGCTCGGAGTCGACGTGGACCTGGCCGGCAGCCTCGTCGCGGAACACCTCGATCAACATCCAGAGGTTGGGGTCGTCGGCGCTGCGGCACCAGTCGAACGAGATGCAGCCCGGCTCGGCGCGCGACGCCGTGGTGAAGTCCGCGACGAGCGACGGGAAGTCGTCCGCGTACTTCTCGCGGACCGGCTGTTTGACGACGATCAGGATCACGGGCCCTCCCGGTGAAATCAATCTTCTCGTTTTCTAGCAAGATGATTGCCTGATCTGAGAAACTTGTTCATCCACACCTCGGAGGGGCGCTGTGCCGGATTGGAAGACCATCGACTTTTTCACCGACCAGTCGTTGGTCGAGGACCCGTATCCGTACTTCGACGAGCTGCGATCCGAGTGCCCGGTGCTGGCGCTCCCGCACCTCGGAGTCGTTGCTGTGTCGGGCTACGACGAAGCAGCCGACGTGTACCGCGAGCCCGAGGCGTTCTCGTCGTGCAACTCGGTGATCGGGCCGTACGCGACGTTCCCGGTGCCGCTCGACGGCGACGACGTCGGTGCGATCGTCGCCGAATACCGCGACCAACTCCCGATGCACGAGCACATGGTCACGATGGATCCGCCCGACCACACGCGCGAGCGCGCGCTGCTCATGCGCCTCATCACGCCCAAGCGGCTTCGTGACAACGAAGACTTCATGTGGCGGCTCGCCGACCAGCAACTCGACACGTACGTCGCCGCGGGCGGCGGTGAGTTCATCTCGTCGTACGCGCAGCCGTTCGCGATGCTGGTGGTGGCCGACCTGCTCGGTGTGCCCGCCGAGGACCACCAACGCTTCGTCGAGGGCTTCGGGCTCAGCGAGACGCCGGGGGAGGTCGGTGCCGGCGAAGAGGGCGCCACGTCGGAGAACCCGCTGTCGTGGCTCGACGAGGTCTTCGCGGAGTACATCGAGGACCGGCGCAAGACCCCGCGGTCCGACGTGCTCACCAGCCTCGCTTCGGCGACGTACCCCGACGGCACCACGCCAGATGTCGTGTCGGTCGTGCGAACGTCGACGTTCCTGTTCGCTGCGGGCCAGGAAACCACCGCACGGCTGCTGGCCGCGGCGCTGAAGTACCTGGCCGAGAACCCCGACCAGCAAGAGGTCCTGCGCGCCGACCGGGAGCAGATCCCAGCCTTCCTCGAGGAAGTGCTGCGCGTGGAGAGCCCGGTGAAGACCGACTTTCGCCTGGCCACGCGCTCCACCACGGTGGGCGGCGTCGACATCCACGCCGGCACGCCGGTCATGTTGCTCAACGGTGCCGCCAACCGCGATCCGCGCCGCTTCGAGTGTCCGCATGAGTTCCGTGCTGACCGCGAGAACGCGCAGGCCCACATCGCGTTCGGGCGCGGCATCCACTCGTGTCCCGGCGCGCCGCTGGCGCGTGCGGAGGCTCGCATCAGCATCGAGCGGATCTTGAGCCGGATGCGCAACATCCGGCTGTCCGAAGCGCACCACGGCCCGCCCGGCGCACGGCGCTTCACGTACGAGCCGACGTGGATCCTGCGCGGCCTGACCGAGTTGCACCTGGAGTTCGACCCCATGGAGGTTGCGAAGTGAGCCCAGTTGCCGTCATCACGGGCGCCGCGTCGGGTATCGGCCTGGGCGTGGCTCAGCGCCTGTCCGCCGACGGCCACCCTGTCGCCTTGCTCGACCGCGACGGCGACGGGGCCGAAGCGGCCGCGGCCGAGCTTCGCGGCGGGGGAGCGTCGGCCGTCGCGGCCACGGTCGACGTCGCGGACCGTTCCGCTGTCGACGCGGCCTTCGCGCACGTGCGTGCCGAGCTCGGGCCCGTCGGGTTCTTGGTGACGAGCGCGGGGATCGAGTCGTTCACGCCCGTGCTGGAGATCACGCCCGAGTTGTGGGACCACATCGTGGCCGTGAACCTCACCGGCACGTTCAGCTGCGTGCAGGCCGCACTGCCCGACATGCTCGAAGCAGGCGCGGGACGGATCGTCACGATCGCCTCGTCGAGCGCCCAGTCCGGCGCGCCGCACATGGCGCACTACGCCGCGTCGAAAGGCGGCGTGATCAGCCTGACCCGAGCGTTGGCGGTCGAGCTCGCCAAGCAGCAGATCACCGTCAACACGATCACCCCGAGCCTGGTCGACACTCCGATGGCCCGCCACGCCGAGGAGACTGGTGACTTCCCCGGCATCGACGTGGTCGCACCGATGGTCCCGCTCGGACGGGCCGGCACGCCGGACGACATCGCGGCCGCCTGCTCGTACTTGTGCTCCGCCGACGGCAGCTACGTCACCGGGCAAGTGCTCGGCGTCAACGGCGGCATGTACATCTGACCAGTTCCACGCCGACCGCACGGGGGACCCCGATGGCCGACTTCGACGCAATCGACTTCTTCCGCGACCAAGACCTCGTCGCGGATCCGTACCCGTACTTCGAGTACTTGCGCGCCAAGTGCCCGGTGGTCCGCGAGTCGCACCACGACGTGATGATGGTGACGGGCTACGACGAGGCCTGGGAGATCTACCGCGACGTCGAGCGGTTCTCATCGTGCAACTCGGTGAGCGGCCCGTTCCCCGGCTTCCCCGTGCCGCTGGTGGGCGACGATGTCAGCGAGCTCATCGAGGCGCACCGCGACGAGATGCCGATGAGCGACCAGCTCCCGACCATGGACCCGCCGATGCACAAGGCACACCGCGGGCTCCTCATGCGCTTGCTCACCCCGAAACGTCTCAAGGAGAACGAGGAGTTCATGTGGGGTCTGGCCGACCGCCAGATCGACGAGTTCGCCGCGGCCGGTCACTGCGAGTTCATCCGTGAGTTCGCGGGCCCCTACACCCTGCTCGTGATCGCCGATCTGCTCGGGGTGCCCGAGGAGGACCACGAGATGTTCCGGGCCGAGCTGCAGGGCAATCGCCACCGGCAAGGCCAAGCGGTGGGCAGCACTGGGGCCGAGTCCCTTGCGCGGAGCCCTCTCGAGTGGTTGTACGAGCGGTTCAGCGACTACATCAGCGACCGGCGGCGCAACCCGCGCGACGACGTGCTCACCAAAGTCGCCAGCGCAACGTTCCCCGACGGCTCGATGCCGGAAGTGATCGACGCGGTCCGGGTGGCGGCCAACTTGTTCGCGGCGGGTCAGGAGACCACGGTTCGCCTGCTCGCGTCGGCGCTGCAGCTCATCGCCGAGCGGCCCGACCTCCAGCAGTGGTTGCGGGAAGACCGGTCACGGATCCCCGACTTCGTCGAGGAGACGCTGCGGTGGGAGAGCCCGGTCAAGGGCGACTTCCGTCTGTCCCGGGTGCCCACCACGATCGGTGGCGTCGACATCCCGGCTGGCACGACGGTGATGTTGGTGAACGGTGCCATCAACCGCGACCCCGCTCGCTTCGAGTGCCCACACGAGTTCCGCGCCGACCGTCCCAACTCCCGGGAGCACGTGGCGTTCGGGCGGGGCGTCCACTCTTGCCCGGGCGGGCCGCTGGCGCGCGCCGAGGCCCGGGTGAGCATCGAGCGGCTCCTCGATCGGCTCGAGGACATCACGATCTCCGAGGAGCACCACGGCCCGCCGGGCGACCGGCGCTACGCGTACGCGCCCACCTTCATCTTGCGCGGTCTGCAGAAGCTGCACCTGGACTTCACCCCGGCCACGCCCTGAAACCCCCGTTCTGGGGGTGGAGTCAGATCGGGTTGCGTCAGACGGCGAGGTGGTCGGCCATGAGCGCGTAGCCGTCGCCGTCGGCCCGCACCCGACCACCGCCGGACCCACCCATCAGCGTGGTGAGCAACAGGCCGCCGCGGTCGGCCAGCTCGCCGAGGATCGCCCGGCGAGTCACGGTGGCGAGGGCCAAGTCGGCGTCGCCCACGTCGAACCCCGGGTCGTCGACTTGGATCGGCGACAGGACCAGGTGGCCTGGCACGATCGCGAGGTCGTCGCCTGACTCGATGCGCACCGCGAAATGGCCGGGGTTGTGCCCGGGAGCGTCGACCACCTCGATGCCGGGCGCGAGCGTGGCCGGCGCGACCACTGAGTCGATCACCCCGGCCGCTCGCAACACGCCCACTTCGTCGCCGCCGTACACCGGGTCGCCCCGGTCGACGGAGGCGAGCTCGTCGGCGGGGTACACGTAGCGCGCATTCGCGAAGGCGGCCACCCATCCGCCCGAGGCGTCAGGTCGGGTGTTCCACCCGATCCCGTCGATGTGGCTGTTGATCACGAGGTCGACGTCGTCGGCGGGGAACCCGGCGGCGGCGAGCTGGTCCAGCAGCCCCGCCGCGTGGTCGGCGGCATCGGGCTGTGACCGCGGGTTGTCGTCGGCAAGCCATGGATCGATCACGACCCGCTGCCCGTCGGCCGTCCGCAGCGCCAGCGCGCTGAAGGCCAGTCCGATCTCGTCGGGGGTGGGCGCGAGGTCCGGCACCATCCAGCCCGGCACGTCATACGTCGTGGGAAGCGAGAACGAGGCATCCTCGATCCGGACGATGTCGATCTCACCCACGCGCCAGCGGTGCATGCCCCGAGTGTCGCGGATGCCTGGCGCACATGCGCGCCGAATTGCGGGTTGACTGGTGCGGATGACGCCACGACCAGATGCCGACCGCGCGGCCACCGCGGTCGCCGAGCGAGCGCCGATCATCCGCACGGTCGACCTCACGAAGGTGTACGCAGGCTCGGACTTCCGGGCCGTCGACGCCCTGAGCCTCGAAGTCCACACCGGCGAGATCTTCGGACTGCTCGGACCCAACGGTGCCGGCAAGACCACCACCGCCGGGATGTTGACCACCCGGGTGATCCCCACCTCGGGCCGAGCCAGCATCGCGGGGATCGACGTGGTGACCCAGCCGGCCCTCACCAAGCAGCTGATCGGTGTGGTCAGCCAGCAGAACACGCTCGATCGCCAGCTCGACGTCTGGGAGAACCTCTACTTCCACGGTCTGCTGTTCGGGCTCGGCACGTCGGAGTCGAAGCGGCTGGCCACCGAACTGCTCGAGCAGTTCCACCTCGCGAACTGGGCCAAAGCGTCGGTGTACGCGCTGTCGGGCGGCATGGCGCAACGGCTGATGGTGGCGCGCTCGATCATGCACCGGCCGGCCGTGCTCTTCCTCGATGAACCCACGGCGGGCCTCGACCCCCAGTCGCGGCTCGCGCTGTGGGAGATCCTCGGCGACCTCCATGCCCAAGGCCAGACCATCGTGCTCACCACCCACTACATGGAAGAGGCCGATCAGCTCTGCGATCGCGTCGCGGTCATGGACCACGGTCGCATCCTCGCCCTGGACACACCGGCGCGACTCAAGGCCGGTGTCGGCGCCGACACCATCGCGACCGTGAAGGTCGACGGCGACGCGGGTGGCCTGGACCGCCGCTTCGAGGCCGAGCTCGACGGCGTCACCGGCATCCGTCCCGTCGACGGCGGCTACGAGCTGCGCGTCCGCGGCGCTGAGCGGCTGATCCCACGCCTGGTCGCCGTCGCCGAGGAAGCCGGCGTCGACCTGGTCGACCTGAGCATCGCCGAACCCACGCTCGAGGACGTGTTCATCGACCTCACCGGCAAGGAGCTGCGCGACTGATGACCGAGCTCTCGACCGCGCCCGCCACAGCCGGCGCCGTGCCACCGGACACCACCCCCTCGATCGCAACCGCGCCGACCCGATCGGTGGGAGCGGCCAGCCGCGCCGCCTTCACGGCGCTGATCCGTCGCGACCTCGTGGTGCTCGAGAAGAACCTCATCGAGTTCGTCACCCGCACCCTGGTCCAGCCGTTCTTGTTGGTGTTCACGTTCTTGTACGTGTTCCCGACGATCGGCCAGGGGATCGGCGGGGGTAGCGGTGGTACGGCCGCCTTCGCGACCGTGCTGGTTCCCGGCGTGGTCGGCATCTCGGTCATGTTCCAGGGCATCCAGGCCGTGGCCATGCAGCTCGCGCAGGAGTTCGGCTACACGCGGGAGATCGAGGACCGCGTCCAGGCGCCGTGCCCGCTGTGGATGGTGGCGGCCGCCAAAGTCATCTCGGGCGCGGTGCAAGGCGTGATCGCCGCGGTGATCGTGTTCCCGATCGCGTCGGTCGTCCACGCCAAAGGCGTGCACGCACACTTCGACGTGCACTGGGCGGTGGCCATCACGCTGATCCCGCTGGCGTGCCTGTCGATGACCGCGCTCGGCCTGCTGTTGGGCACGATCTTCGAGCCGCGCAACCTCGGCTTGATGTTCGGGTTCGTGGTGCTGCCCATCACCTTCCTCGGCGGCACGTACTACCCGTGGGTGAGCCTCGAGGGGGTGAAGGTCGGCTCGTTCTCGTGGCTGCAGGTGCTGGTGCTGGTCAACCCGCTGATCTACATCAACGAGGGGTTGCGCGCCGCGTTCACCACGGTGCCGCACATGCACTTGTACGTCGTGTACCCGGTGGTCGTGGGCCTGACGGCCGGCTTGTGGTGGCTCGGCATCCGCGGCTTCAGGCGCCGCGTGCTCAGCTGACCGGATCGGCGAGACCCAGGTCGTCGAGCAGCTCGACCACCGAGCAGCAGGCCATCACCTGCACCAGCGCGTCGTGGAGCTCCGCCGACTTCACTTCGTCGCCCGCCTCGCAGCTCAAGTGCAGCACGAGCACATCGGTCTCGTCGTCACGGTGGACCGCGATGGCCCGGGTCGTGGCGGCGGGGAACGTCACGTCGGTCGGCCGCGCCTCGAGCGTGGCGACGATGGCCTCCTGGGTCAACGTGGTGGGCAGCACGTGCGTCCACTCCGATCCCCGGGTGACCCGGTAGATGCCGCCCGGGAAGGCGCGGTCACCTGGGGGGAGGCCGATCTCCACCCGTGGGTCGTGACCTTCCTCGAGGCCGGCGAACGCGAGGTCCTGGCCCGCGGCCATCGCCCGGTGCGCCCGACCCACTGCTCGGTTGAAGGCGCAGGGAGGGACGTAGCGGGCGCAGCCATCGGGGAACGGTGGGCGTCGCACTTCGATCAACGTCCGTCGCCCGTCGGCGACGCGGACCCGCAGGGCGGGCGCGATCATCGACAGCGCGGCGGCCTTTCGCAGCGCGCGCAGCGCGCGGGGAGTGATCACCGGCCCGCCGATCGACGGTTGGTCGTGGGCCGTGGTAGGTCGCTGGAGCGGCGATCGGCGCGGTGGCCAGGCCGGGGGCGGGGCGGGCGCTCGGCGATCAGGTGCACAGGGCTACCTCCGACTCGGGACTGTTAGGGATACCTTACTAACTGATACAGGTATGCCGATCAAGCCCGGGTCGGTGCGCGGGTCGGACGGTACCGTGGTCGCGGTGTCCGCCCGATCCGGTTGTCAGCCGCGCCGCCGAGCTCGGACGGTCCGGGGCCTGCTCGTGGCGTCGGCGCTGGCGCTCGCCGTGGCGGGGTGCGGCCGCGCGGGGGGCGAGCTCGCGCGGTCGAGTCCCGGCGCGCAGGGCCGGGTGGCAACAGCCGATCATTCGAGGCCTGCGCGGCGCCCAACGACCACGACGCTGCCCACGAGAGTCGCACGCGTCGGCCGCGGCAAGGCCCCGGAGTGCACGCGACCCGGCCGCGATCAGGTCGTGCGCGTACCCGACCCCACCGCCGTGGGCGGCGTCCGGGTCGTCCTCGTGCATCGCCCGCCCGGGCCGGACCGCAGCGACATCCCCATCCTGTACCTGCTTCACGGTTCGACCACCCACCCGTCGACGTTCGTGCAGTTCGGTACGGTCGCGGCGCTCGACGCGGGGATGTGCCAGACCGGCGTGCCGTTCGTGGTGGCGATGCCCGACGGAGAGGTGGCCGACGGGACCGACACGGAATGGTCCGACGCGGACGACCACCGGTTCATGATCGAGACGTTCGTGACCGAGCGGCTGATCTCCGAGGTCGAAGGCGACCATCCCCGCACGCCACAGCTGCGCGCGATCGGTGGCATCTCGATGGGCGGCTTCGGCGCCGCGTCGATCGCGCTGCGACACCCTGACCTGTATCGCCAGGTCCTGACGTTCGGCGGCTACTTCCACGTCGACGATCCGGCGGGGGTGTTCAAGGGCCATGACGCCCTCCACGCACCCGACGTGCTGGTGCGACCGGCCGCGAAGTCGCTGCGGTGGTTCCTGGTCGAGGGCCTTGACGACAAGACCCCGCTCCAGCAGGGGACGATCGGTGGCGAGGCCGACCGATTCGCGGCGATCCTCCACCGGTACGGCATGACCTACGTGGTCCGCCATCCACCAGGCGGCCACACGTTCGCGACCTGGAACCCGCAGATGGGTGCCGCCGTGGCGTTTCTCGCCCAGGGGTGGACCGGCAGCTGAGCGCCGGTTCGGAGTCGGGCGACCAGCAGAGGCGGCGGTAGCTTGGTGCCCGCTTGGACGTGATCCGTGACCTCCGTGCGTGCCCGCGCCCCGTCGACGGCTGTGCCGTCACCATCGGCGCGTACGACGGCGTGCACCGCGGTCATCAGCTCGTGATCGCCGAGGTGCGGCGGCGGGCCGCGGAGCGTGGGTTGGCCACCGCGGTCGTCACGTTCGATCGCCATCCCGCCACGGTCGTGCGGCCCGACTCGGCCCCCCTGCTGCTCAGCACGCTCGACCAGAAGCTCGGGCTGCTCGACGCCACCGGGATCGACTACGTGCTCGTCCTCACCTTCGACGAGGCCCGCTCGAAAGAGCCGGCCGTGCAGTTCGTCGACGAGGTCCTGGTCGATTGCCTGCGCGCCCGGCTCGTGGCGGTGGGCGCCGACTTCCACTTCGGCCACAAGCGCGAGGGCAACGTCGAGCTGTTGCGGGAGTTGGGCGCGACCCGGGGCTATGACGTCGAGGTCCTCGACTTGGTCGGGCTCGACGGGCAGCCGGCCGGCGGCGGTACGAGCGTGTCGTCCACTGCGATCCGCGCGGCGCTCGCTGCAGGTGACCTCGCACGCGCCAACGAGCTGCTCGGGCGACCCCACGAAGTTCGCGGCGTGGTGGAGCACGGCGACAAGCGCGGGCGTGACTGGGGCTTCCCGACGGCCAACATCGCCTTGCCGGACTCGACCGCGCTGCCCGACGACGGGGTCTACGCCGGGTGGTACGTGCGGCCCGATGGCAGCGTGCACCCGGCTGCTCTGTCGCTCGGTCGCCGCCCCACGGTGTACGCCGACCACGGTCTCCGCTTGCTCGAGGCGCACCTGCTCGACTTCGACGGCGACTTGTACGGCGAAGCTGCACACGTCCGGTTCGTCCGCCGGCTGCGAGGCCAGGAACGCTACGACGACATCGCCGACCTGGTCGCCCAGATGCACCGCGACGTCGACGACACCCGCTCGGTGCTGGCCGCCGATGCGGTGGTCGAGGGCGACGGTCGGTAGCCTGGGGAGATCCACGGGATGCCACGAGGCGCGTCGACACGCGTCCGGCTCCCCTGAAGCAGGAGCGTTGTTTGCCCACGTTCGCCTCGTTGGGCGTCGACCCACGCATCGTCGATGCCCTGAACCGGGCCGGGATCACCGAGCCCTTTCCGATCCAGGCCCAGACCATCCCTGACGGGCTCGCCGGTACAGACGTCTGTGGCAAGGCCAAGACCGGTTCCGGCAAGACCCTCGCGTTCGGCATCCCGTTGCTGCAGCGCACGACGCCGGCCGACAAAGGGCGCCCGACCTCGCTGGTCCTGGTGCCCACACGGGAGCTGGCCATGCAGGTCTGCGAGGTCCTCCAGCCGCTCGGCGCCGCGGTGGAACGGCGCGTCGAGCCGGTGTACGGCGGTGTCGACATCAACCGCCAGATCCGGGCCATCGAGCGCGGGGTCGAAGTCCTGGTGGCGACGCCTGGCAGGCTCATCGACCTGATCAACCGCGACGAGGTGTCGTTGGCCGACCTCTCGTTCGTGGTGGTCGACGAAGCCGACCGCATGGCCGACATGGGTTTCCTTCCCCAAGTCGAGTGGGTGCTGCGCCACGCGCCGCGTGGACACCAGACCCTGCTGTTCTCCGCCACCCTCGACGGCGCCGTGCAAGCCCTGGTCACCCGCTATCAGACCGATCCGGTCCGTCACGAGGTCGGCGATGCCCAGGTCAGCATCGAGGCGATGACGCATCGTTTCTTGCTGGTACACGAGATGGACAAAGCGAAAGTCGCCGGCGCGATCATCGCCAGCGCGCACCGCACGATCGTCTTCTGCAACACCAAGCGCGCGGCCGACCGGTTGGTGCGCGACTTGGAGGACCTCGGTTTCGACGTCGCCGCGATGCACGGCGACCTGCGTCAACGCGATCGCACCCGGGCGGTCGCCGACTTCTCGAGCGGCAAGGTCCACGCGCTGGTGGCCACCGACGCGGCGGCACGTGGACTCGACATCGACGACGTCGATGTGGTGATCCACTACGACCCCACCGACGACCCGAAGAACTACCTGCACCGCTCCGGGCGCACCGCCCGAGCCGGCGCGTCGGGCGCGGTGGCCACGTTGCTGTTGTGGAACGAGGAGCTGGCAGTCCGCCGGCTGCGCACGCGCTTGCGGCTCGAGGAGCCCATCGTCGAGGTCTTCTCGAACGACAAACGCTTGTCCGACCTCACCAGCTGGGACACCCTGGTCAGCTGAGCCACCCGTGGCTTGACGGCCACGGCCACGGCCACGGCCATTGCCACGCCGACGGTCACAGTCGAAGGTCGCCCACGGTCGCTCCGGTGTCGGCGGTGCCGGCTCGGCTACGGAGCGCAGTTGGCCCGCCTCGCCGCGCACGTGGGGGTTACCATCCCCGCGTGCGTCCCAGGGGTGGACGCCGCAGCTCTGCAATCGACCGAAAGGCGTGTGGTGCGTAGCAAACGTGTGTCGGTGAAGTGGCTGGTTCCGGTGGTGGCGATCTCGCTCGTCGCCGCCGCGTGCAGCTCCAGCAAGAGCACGACCAAGACCGGCGACACCGGGTCAAGTGGCACTGCGGCGACCACCACCGTCGCCGCGGTGAGCCCAGCAGACAACGGTGGACGCAAGACGGGCAACAGCGCCGGCTTCACGCTCGGCACCCTGTTGCCCCTCACTGGCGACCTGTCGCAGCTCGGCCCGCCGATGGTCAAGGCCGGCGAGATGGCGGTGCGCGACATCAACGCGGCTGGTGGCGTGAACGGCAAGCAGATCACCGTGGTCGCCAAGGATGACGGCGGCGGTTCGCAGAACGACCTCGCCAAGGCGAACGTCGGCCAGCTCATCAACCAGAGCAAGGTCGACATGATCCTCGGCGCCGCGTCGTCGGCCACCACCAAAGAAGTGATAGGCGACATCGTCTCGAGCGGCACGGTCGAGTGCTCGCCCTCCAACACGGGTGCCGACCTCACCCAGTACCCCGACAAGGGCCTGTACTTCCGCACAGCTCCGCCCGACGAGCTCCAAGGCCCCGCCTTGGCCAAGGCCATCACCAACGACGGCCACTCGAAGGTGGCGGTGATCGCGCTGAACAACGACTACGGCCAAGGGTTCGTGCCCTTCCTGCAACAAGGGTTGTCGAGTGCGGGCGCGAAGATCGTGACCACGGTGCCGATCGACCCGAAGGGCTCGTCGTTCGACGCCGACGTCGACAAGGCGCTGCGGTCGAACCCCGACTCGATCGTGATCGTGGCGTACCCCGACACGGGTGGTGCGGTGCTGAAGTCGCTGGCGCAAAAGGGCAAGGGCCCCAAGGTGCTGCCCACGTACGTGACCGACGGCTTGCAGTCGAACGACCTCTACAAGAACGTCGATCCCAACAACCCGGCGTCGGTGGCGGGCATCAAGGGGACCGCGGCGTCGGCCGCACCCGAAGGTGGCACGCCGGACTTCGCGTCGCAGCTCAAGGCGTTCGCGCCGGAGGTGACGTCACCGATCTACTCGGCACAGTCCTATGACTGCGTCACCATCGCCGCGCTGGCCGCCGAGAAGGCCAAGTCGAACGCCCCGTACGACATCGCCAAGAACTTCGCCGCAGTGACGTCGAAGAACGGCGAGAAGTGCACGTCGTTCAAGCAGTGCAAGGACCTCTTGGCGCAAGGAAAGACCATCAACTACGTCGGCGCGGCCGGCCAGCTCAACTTGAACAAGTACGGCGAGCCCAGCAAGGGCGACTACGAGCTGTACGAGTTCCAAGCCGACGGCACGTACAAGACACTGCAGCACGTCGCCGTCGGCTGACGAGGACCGCTGACGCCGACCGCCGGCCCCCTCCCGACCGTTCTGGGCTGAGAATTACGCGCTGGGACGCGTAGAAAGCAGCCCAGAACGGTGGGTCGGACGGGGGGACGGACGGTGGGTCGGGTCAGTCGCGGCGGCCCGCGGCGAGCGTGCCGAGGTAGAGCTGGACGACCTTGGGGTCGTCGAGCAGCTCCTGGCCGGTGCCGACCCGGGCGTTGCGTCCCTGGTCGAGTACGACAGCCTGGTCGCAGATCTGCAGGCAGCGCCGTGCGTTCTGCTCGACCATGACGATCGACACGCCCGCGTCGGCGATCTCCTTCACCCGCAGGAACACGTCGTCCTGGTTGATCGGGGAGAGGCCGGCCGAGGGCTCGTCGAGCAGCAACACCTCGGGCTCCATCATCAGGGCGCGACCCATCGCGACCATCTGACGCTGCCCGCCGCTCAACAGGCCGGCACGCTCGTGGCGGCGGTCGGAGAGGATGGGCCACAGCTCGGCCACTTCCGCCAGCCGTGCCGCGAACGCCTTCGGGCGCAGGTACACACCCATCCGGAGGTTCTCCTCGATGGTGAGCGAGGGAAACACGTTCTGCGTCTGCGGCACGTAACCGACGCCCAGGGCGACGAGGTCGTGAGCTTTGGCCCGGGCGATGTCATGGCCGCGGAACAACACGGTTCCGCTGCGGACCGGCACCAGCCCGAACAGCGCCTTGATGAGCGTGGACTTGCCCGCGCCGTTGGGGCCGATCACGCCGACCACTTCGTGCTCGTGCAGCGTGAGGGAGCAGCCGTGGAGGATGTCGACCCCGGGCAGGTAGCCGGCGACGATGTCGGTGGCCTCCAACAGCGCCTCGTGATGCGCCGGGCGCGGCTCGGCGGCGTCGCGCATCACACTCGCCCGCCGGCATCAGGATCGTCGTCGGCGGACGGCTCGTCGGGCCGCGCCTCGGGGGCGCGGCCGGTCCGGCCGTCGGGTTGCGACTCGGCTTCGAGCTGCTCGATCGACTCGTCGTGGTGCCGTCCGAGATACGCGGCGATGACGTCCTCGTTGCCCGCCACATCGCCCGGTCGGCCCTCCGCGATGATCGC
The sequence above is a segment of the Acidimicrobiales bacterium genome. Coding sequences within it:
- a CDS encoding ABC transporter ATP-binding protein, yielding MRDAAEPRPAHHEALLEATDIVAGYLPGVDILHGCSLTLHEHEVVGVIGPNGAGKSTLIKALFGLVPVRSGTVLFRGHDIARAKAHDLVALGVGYVPQTQNVFPSLTIEENLRMGVYLRPKAFAARLAEVAELWPILSDRRHERAGLLSGGQRQMVAMGRALMMEPEVLLLDEPSAGLSPINQDDVFLRVKEIADAGVSIVMVEQNARRCLQICDQAVVLDQGRNARVGTGQELLDDPKVVQLYLGTLAAGRRD
- a CDS encoding ABC transporter substrate-binding protein gives rise to the protein MKWLVPVVAISLVAAACSSSKSTTKTGDTGSSGTAATTTVAAVSPADNGGRKTGNSAGFTLGTLLPLTGDLSQLGPPMVKAGEMAVRDINAAGGVNGKQITVVAKDDGGGSQNDLAKANVGQLINQSKVDMILGAASSATTKEVIGDIVSSGTVECSPSNTGADLTQYPDKGLYFRTAPPDELQGPALAKAITNDGHSKVAVIALNNDYGQGFVPFLQQGLSSAGAKIVTTVPIDPKGSSFDADVDKALRSNPDSIVIVAYPDTGGAVLKSLAQKGKGPKVLPTYVTDGLQSNDLYKNVDPNNPASVAGIKGTAASAAPEGGTPDFASQLKAFAPEVTSPIYSAQSYDCVTIAALAAEKAKSNAPYDIAKNFAAVTSKNGEKCTSFKQCKDLLAQGKTINYVGAAGQLNLNKYGEPSKGDYELYEFQADGTYKTLQHVAVG
- a CDS encoding DEAD/DEAH box helicase, giving the protein MPTFASLGVDPRIVDALNRAGITEPFPIQAQTIPDGLAGTDVCGKAKTGSGKTLAFGIPLLQRTTPADKGRPTSLVLVPTRELAMQVCEVLQPLGAAVERRVEPVYGGVDINRQIRAIERGVEVLVATPGRLIDLINRDEVSLADLSFVVVDEADRMADMGFLPQVEWVLRHAPRGHQTLLFSATLDGAVQALVTRYQTDPVRHEVGDAQVSIEAMTHRFLLVHEMDKAKVAGAIIASAHRTIVFCNTKRAADRLVRDLEDLGFDVAAMHGDLRQRDRTRAVADFSSGKVHALVATDAAARGLDIDDVDVVIHYDPTDDPKNYLHRSGRTARAGASGAVATLLLWNEELAVRRLRTRLRLEEPIVEVFSNDKRLSDLTSWDTLVS
- a CDS encoding bifunctional riboflavin kinase/FAD synthetase yields the protein MIRDLRACPRPVDGCAVTIGAYDGVHRGHQLVIAEVRRRAAERGLATAVVTFDRHPATVVRPDSAPLLLSTLDQKLGLLDATGIDYVLVLTFDEARSKEPAVQFVDEVLVDCLRARLVAVGADFHFGHKREGNVELLRELGATRGYDVEVLDLVGLDGQPAGGGTSVSSTAIRAALAAGDLARANELLGRPHEVRGVVEHGDKRGRDWGFPTANIALPDSTALPDDGVYAGWYVRPDGSVHPAALSLGRRPTVYADHGLRLLEAHLLDFDGDLYGEAAHVRFVRRLRGQERYDDIADLVAQMHRDVDDTRSVLAADAVVEGDGR